Proteins found in one Brachypodium distachyon strain Bd21 chromosome 5, Brachypodium_distachyon_v3.0, whole genome shotgun sequence genomic segment:
- the LOC100840392 gene encoding myosin-2 heavy chain, non muscle isoform X2, giving the protein MLSSMPRSGSFEAGLRATSVSSASRESKPSPRFQRSRSTAGSSKASPSPEKRRSVTGVVSGGAMQQRVAQLEEELRKEREEKARALQELDELRRDDGEKKKTDAGDAEKLRVLEREVDKAKESERKMLESLIYQTKQLEQTKISLEEAKLEMAALQQSNRSLEAAYNRGGVLDQQRSVKDLVFGGADEEIRALRGELRTAMQGEEKSRKALDDLSVALSDVTMEAKQVKLWLSGAQAELEAANAEADRLRGALAAAETRLREQHRCVLEAEESAAAWGDKERVFLECVRASEEEVNLARQENTKLVESQRVIRDENARLRDILKQAVAEANVVKESLELARAENARLNDAVAEKDAALQGLRQEHECVKVSEAAAQSSLKELNSLLAATTTTACSTPMSAKTAPAVVPEYGLVDQHHLPSGRLVSSAKGTPESASHRWATAEKPRTPSSRSYSIGEPGKFRGVGFSQSARMGNLNQKDRMFASLSNIADLKSATDAAMDDDYDDEFDHIDESHYVEHSMNGKKKRPILRKFGDLFRRKSFYKANLAPVHT; this is encoded by the exons ATGCTCTCCTCCATGCCGAG ATCCGGGTCCTTCGAGGCGGGGCTCAGGGCGACGTCGGTTTCTTCCGCCTCCAGAGAATCCAAGCCGTCCCCTCGGTTCCAACGCAGCCGGTCCACCGCCGGCAGTTCCAAGGCGTCGCCGTCTCCGGAG AAGCGTCGCAGCGTCACTGGCGTCGTCAGCGGAGGCGCGATGCAGcagcgggtggcgcagctggaggaggagctgaggaaggaGCGGGAAGAGAAGGCCCGTGCGCTGCAGGAGCTCGACGAGCTCAGGAGAGATgacggggagaagaagaagacggacgccggcgacgcggAAAAGCTGCGGGTTTTGGAGCGGGAGGTGGACAAGGCCAAGGAGTCGGAGCGCAAGATGCTGGAGTCGCTGATATACCAGACGAAGCAGCTGGAGCAGACCAAGATCAGCCTGGAGGAGGCCAAGCTGGAGATGGCGGCGCTGCAGCAGAGCAACCGGAGCCTCGAGGCGGCGTACAAccgcggcggcgtcctggATCAGCAGAGGAGCGTCAAGGACCTCGTGttcggcggcgcggacgaggaGATCAGGGCCCTGCGCGGCGAGCTCCGGACTGCGATGCAGGGGGAGGAAAAGAGCCGTAAGGCGCTGGACGACCTGTCCGTTGCGCTCTCCGACGTGACCATGGAGGCGAAGCAGGTCAAGCTGTGGCTCTCCGGGGCGCAGGCCGAGCTGGAGGCCGCCAATGCCGAGGCCGACCGGCTCCGcggcgccctggccgccgccgagacgAGGCTCCGCGAGCAGCACCGGTGCGTGCTTGAGGCCGAGGAGTCCGCGGCCGCGTggggcgacaaggagcgcgtGTTCCTCGAGTGCGTGCgcgcgtcggaggaggaggtgaacCTGGCGCGGCAGGAGAACACGAAGCTGGTGGAGTCGCAGCGCGTGATCCGCGACGAGAACGCCCGCCTCCGCGACATCCTGAAGCAGGCCGTGGCCGAGGCCAACGTCGTCAAGGAGTCGCTGGAGCTCGCCAGGGCCGAGAACGCGCGGCTCAacgacgccgtcgccgagaAGGACGCCGCGCTGCAGGGCCTGCGGCAGGAGCACGAGTGCGTCAAGGTCAGCGAGGCCGCCGCGCAGAGCAGCCTCAAGGAGCTCAACAGCCTGCTCGCCGCCACGACCACCACGGCGTGCAGCACTCCCATGTCAGCCAAGACCGCGCCCGCCGTCGTGCCCGAGTACGGCCTGGTCGACCAGCATCACCTGCCGAGCGGCCGTCTCGTGTCCAGCGCGAAAGGGACGCCGGAATCAGCGTCGCATCGTTGGGCGACGGCGGAGAAGCCCCGGACGCCGAGCAGCCGGAGCTACTCGATCGGCGAGCCCGGCAAGTTCAGGGGAGTGGGATTCTCGCAGTCGGCGAGGATGGGGAACCTGAACCAGAAGGACCGGATGTTCGCGTCGCTCAGCAACATCGCAGACCTCAAGTCCGCAACGGATGCGGCCATGGACGACGATTACGACGATGAGTTCGACCACATTGATGAGAGCCACTATGTGGAGCACTCCATGAacggcaagaagaagaggcccATACTTCGCAAGTTCGGGGATCTGTTCAGGAGGAAAAGCTTCTACAAGGCGAATTTAGCGCCAGTACACACTTGA
- the LOC100840392 gene encoding myosin-2 heavy chain, non muscle isoform X1: MSWDSPCRSGSFEAGLRATSVSSASRESKPSPRFQRSRSTAGSSKASPSPEKRRSVTGVVSGGAMQQRVAQLEEELRKEREEKARALQELDELRRDDGEKKKTDAGDAEKLRVLEREVDKAKESERKMLESLIYQTKQLEQTKISLEEAKLEMAALQQSNRSLEAAYNRGGVLDQQRSVKDLVFGGADEEIRALRGELRTAMQGEEKSRKALDDLSVALSDVTMEAKQVKLWLSGAQAELEAANAEADRLRGALAAAETRLREQHRCVLEAEESAAAWGDKERVFLECVRASEEEVNLARQENTKLVESQRVIRDENARLRDILKQAVAEANVVKESLELARAENARLNDAVAEKDAALQGLRQEHECVKVSEAAAQSSLKELNSLLAATTTTACSTPMSAKTAPAVVPEYGLVDQHHLPSGRLVSSAKGTPESASHRWATAEKPRTPSSRSYSIGEPGKFRGVGFSQSARMGNLNQKDRMFASLSNIADLKSATDAAMDDDYDDEFDHIDESHYVEHSMNGKKKRPILRKFGDLFRRKSFYKANLAPVHT, translated from the exons ATGAGCTGGGATTCGCCTTGCAGATCCGGGTCCTTCGAGGCGGGGCTCAGGGCGACGTCGGTTTCTTCCGCCTCCAGAGAATCCAAGCCGTCCCCTCGGTTCCAACGCAGCCGGTCCACCGCCGGCAGTTCCAAGGCGTCGCCGTCTCCGGAG AAGCGTCGCAGCGTCACTGGCGTCGTCAGCGGAGGCGCGATGCAGcagcgggtggcgcagctggaggaggagctgaggaaggaGCGGGAAGAGAAGGCCCGTGCGCTGCAGGAGCTCGACGAGCTCAGGAGAGATgacggggagaagaagaagacggacgccggcgacgcggAAAAGCTGCGGGTTTTGGAGCGGGAGGTGGACAAGGCCAAGGAGTCGGAGCGCAAGATGCTGGAGTCGCTGATATACCAGACGAAGCAGCTGGAGCAGACCAAGATCAGCCTGGAGGAGGCCAAGCTGGAGATGGCGGCGCTGCAGCAGAGCAACCGGAGCCTCGAGGCGGCGTACAAccgcggcggcgtcctggATCAGCAGAGGAGCGTCAAGGACCTCGTGttcggcggcgcggacgaggaGATCAGGGCCCTGCGCGGCGAGCTCCGGACTGCGATGCAGGGGGAGGAAAAGAGCCGTAAGGCGCTGGACGACCTGTCCGTTGCGCTCTCCGACGTGACCATGGAGGCGAAGCAGGTCAAGCTGTGGCTCTCCGGGGCGCAGGCCGAGCTGGAGGCCGCCAATGCCGAGGCCGACCGGCTCCGcggcgccctggccgccgccgagacgAGGCTCCGCGAGCAGCACCGGTGCGTGCTTGAGGCCGAGGAGTCCGCGGCCGCGTggggcgacaaggagcgcgtGTTCCTCGAGTGCGTGCgcgcgtcggaggaggaggtgaacCTGGCGCGGCAGGAGAACACGAAGCTGGTGGAGTCGCAGCGCGTGATCCGCGACGAGAACGCCCGCCTCCGCGACATCCTGAAGCAGGCCGTGGCCGAGGCCAACGTCGTCAAGGAGTCGCTGGAGCTCGCCAGGGCCGAGAACGCGCGGCTCAacgacgccgtcgccgagaAGGACGCCGCGCTGCAGGGCCTGCGGCAGGAGCACGAGTGCGTCAAGGTCAGCGAGGCCGCCGCGCAGAGCAGCCTCAAGGAGCTCAACAGCCTGCTCGCCGCCACGACCACCACGGCGTGCAGCACTCCCATGTCAGCCAAGACCGCGCCCGCCGTCGTGCCCGAGTACGGCCTGGTCGACCAGCATCACCTGCCGAGCGGCCGTCTCGTGTCCAGCGCGAAAGGGACGCCGGAATCAGCGTCGCATCGTTGGGCGACGGCGGAGAAGCCCCGGACGCCGAGCAGCCGGAGCTACTCGATCGGCGAGCCCGGCAAGTTCAGGGGAGTGGGATTCTCGCAGTCGGCGAGGATGGGGAACCTGAACCAGAAGGACCGGATGTTCGCGTCGCTCAGCAACATCGCAGACCTCAAGTCCGCAACGGATGCGGCCATGGACGACGATTACGACGATGAGTTCGACCACATTGATGAGAGCCACTATGTGGAGCACTCCATGAacggcaagaagaagaggcccATACTTCGCAAGTTCGGGGATCTGTTCAGGAGGAAAAGCTTCTACAAGGCGAATTTAGCGCCAGTACACACTTGA
- the LOC100837836 gene encoding uncharacterized protein LOC100837836 isoform X1, which yields MEALLELEKVQRVLSFMGSRGLSDSAGGGDGDRFLAHFLLFLVQPFDSLSMEKKVAMVSELLKEVNSDTLKEVQHLTSLEGIDSEDEVRIITPLPSDQDISSGDLLRQTKNFKTHTEKLTIQDVPMIGFDAMMRANSTLEDFCRSYFIFHGLDVNKPQAVFKFLPFLSFTESYIYQLDASNEDSLHFVPGENSSTVLEMKKEVSSEISLSDKLDSLDNLLQCQGLMTDQLRNELKSGIQYWSLERKLCQALLRNDKISIEDVMKAIHLKSFDYRVLNLMMYRLTGQQVNELHMEFLSVSEFLVEISDDLYDYEDDVINNTFNILRMFAAIYGSLDAPKMLAKCIGEAEEKYESFSKKLDPSISRSYWRRCEEATKEGGKISGHAYGTWNIPPLIRDEESFRLDRLNKDDSIAMTVS from the exons ATGGAGGcgctgctggagctggagaaggtgCAGAGGGTGCTTTCCTTCATGGGCTCCCGTGGCCTCTCGGACTccgccggcggaggcgacggGGACCGCTTCCTCGCccacttcctcctcttcctg GTGCAACCATTTGATTCACTTAGCATGGAGAAGAAGGTTGCAATGGTCTCTGAGCTGTTGAAAGAG GTTAACTCTGATACTCTTAAAGAAGTGCAGCATCTAACCAGTCTGGAAGGTATTGATAGTGAAGACGAAGTAAGGATAATCACTCCTTTACCTT CTGACCAAGATATATCTTCTGGAGATTTACTGCGGCAAACTAAGAATTTCAAGACGCATACTGAGAAATTAACCATTCAGGACGTGCCTATGATTGGATTTGATGCAATGATGAGAGCCAATTCCACACTTGAAGATTTC TGCAGATCTTACTTTATATTTCATGGTTTGGACGTTAACAAGCCACAGGCTGTTTTCAAGTTTcttccctttctttctttcacaGAGAGCTACATATACCAG TTAGATGCTTCAAATGAAGACAGTTTGCATTTCGTGCCAGGCGAGAATTCTTCAACA GTATTAGAAATGAAAAAGGAAGTTTCCAGTGAAATATCCTTATCTGACAAGCTTGATTCCCTTGATAACCTTCTTCAGTGCCAGGGGTTAATGACAGATCA ATTGCGAAATGAACTCAAATCTGGTATCCAGTATTGGTCTCTTGAGAGGAAACTTTGTCAAGCATTATTGAGAAATGATAAG ATATCAATTGAAGATGTGATGAAAGCAATCCATCTCAAATCATTTGATTATCGGGTTCTTAATCTCATGATGTATCGGCTTACTGGCCAGCAG GTCAATGAATTGCATATGGAGTTCTTGTCTGTCTCAGAATTTTTAGTTGAGATATCTGATGACCT GTACGATTATGAG GATGATGTGATTAACAATACTTTCAACATCCTCCGCATGTTTGCTGCGATATATGGATCTTTGGATGCACCAAAGATGTTG GCCAAGTGCATAGGTGAAGCTGAGGAAAAATATGAGAGCTTCTCGAAGAAATTGGATCCTAGCATCTCACGAAGTTACTGGAGACGATGCGAGGAAGCTACAAAGGAAG GTGGAAAAATATCAGGCCATGCATATGGCACATGGAATATCCCTCCTTTGATAAGAGATGAAGAATCATTCCGTCTTGATAGATTAAACAAAGATGATTCTATTGCTATGACAGTCAGTTGA
- the LOC100837836 gene encoding uncharacterized protein LOC100837836 isoform X2: MEALLELEKVQRVLSFMGSRGLSDSAGGGDGDRFLAHFLLFLVQPFDSLSMEKKVAMVSELLKEVNSDTLKEVQHLTSLEGIDSEDEVRIITPLPSDQDISSGDLLRQTKNFKTHTEKLTIQDVPMIGFDAMMRANSTLEDFCRSYFIFHGLDVNKPQAVFKFLPFLSFTESYIYQLDASNEDSLHFVPGENSSTVLEMKKEVSSEISLSDKLDSLDNLLQCQGLMTDQLRNELKSGIQYWSLERKLCQALLRNDKISIEDVMKAIHLKSFDYRVLNLMMYRLTGQQVNELHMEFLSVSEFLVEISDDLYDYEDDVINNTFNILRMFAAIYGSLDAPKMLAKCIGEAEEKYESFSKKLDPSISRSYWRRCEEATKEGSSHGTKLTNQIGMTAWTIQLASWLVINKRYINPRRDG; the protein is encoded by the exons ATGGAGGcgctgctggagctggagaaggtgCAGAGGGTGCTTTCCTTCATGGGCTCCCGTGGCCTCTCGGACTccgccggcggaggcgacggGGACCGCTTCCTCGCccacttcctcctcttcctg GTGCAACCATTTGATTCACTTAGCATGGAGAAGAAGGTTGCAATGGTCTCTGAGCTGTTGAAAGAG GTTAACTCTGATACTCTTAAAGAAGTGCAGCATCTAACCAGTCTGGAAGGTATTGATAGTGAAGACGAAGTAAGGATAATCACTCCTTTACCTT CTGACCAAGATATATCTTCTGGAGATTTACTGCGGCAAACTAAGAATTTCAAGACGCATACTGAGAAATTAACCATTCAGGACGTGCCTATGATTGGATTTGATGCAATGATGAGAGCCAATTCCACACTTGAAGATTTC TGCAGATCTTACTTTATATTTCATGGTTTGGACGTTAACAAGCCACAGGCTGTTTTCAAGTTTcttccctttctttctttcacaGAGAGCTACATATACCAG TTAGATGCTTCAAATGAAGACAGTTTGCATTTCGTGCCAGGCGAGAATTCTTCAACA GTATTAGAAATGAAAAAGGAAGTTTCCAGTGAAATATCCTTATCTGACAAGCTTGATTCCCTTGATAACCTTCTTCAGTGCCAGGGGTTAATGACAGATCA ATTGCGAAATGAACTCAAATCTGGTATCCAGTATTGGTCTCTTGAGAGGAAACTTTGTCAAGCATTATTGAGAAATGATAAG ATATCAATTGAAGATGTGATGAAAGCAATCCATCTCAAATCATTTGATTATCGGGTTCTTAATCTCATGATGTATCGGCTTACTGGCCAGCAG GTCAATGAATTGCATATGGAGTTCTTGTCTGTCTCAGAATTTTTAGTTGAGATATCTGATGACCT GTACGATTATGAG GATGATGTGATTAACAATACTTTCAACATCCTCCGCATGTTTGCTGCGATATATGGATCTTTGGATGCACCAAAGATGTTG GCCAAGTGCATAGGTGAAGCTGAGGAAAAATATGAGAGCTTCTCGAAGAAATTGGATCCTAGCATCTCACGAAGTTACTGGAGACGATGCGAGGAAGCTACAAAGGAAG GAAGCTCACATGGAACAAAGTTGACCAATCAGATCGGCATGACGGCCTGGACCATTCAGCTTGCTTCTTGGTTGGTGATTAATAAAAGGTACATCAATCCCAGAAGAGATGGCTAG
- the LOC100837836 gene encoding uncharacterized protein LOC100837836 isoform X3 — translation MEALLELEKVQRVLSFMGSRGLSDSAGGGDGDRFLAHFLLFLVQPFDSLSMEKKVAMVSELLKEHLTSLEGIDSEDEVRIITPLPSDQDISSGDLLRQTKNFKTHTEKLTIQDVPMIGFDAMMRANSTLEDFCRSYFIFHGLDVNKPQAVFKFLPFLSFTESYIYQLDASNEDSLHFVPGENSSTVLEMKKEVSSEISLSDKLDSLDNLLQCQGLMTDQLRNELKSGIQYWSLERKLCQALLRNDKISIEDVMKAIHLKSFDYRVLNLMMYRLTGQQVNELHMEFLSVSEFLVEISDDLYDYEDDVINNTFNILRMFAAIYGSLDAPKMLAKCIGEAEEKYESFSKKLDPSISRSYWRRCEEATKEGGKISGHAYGTWNIPPLIRDEESFRLDRLNKDDSIAMTVS, via the exons ATGGAGGcgctgctggagctggagaaggtgCAGAGGGTGCTTTCCTTCATGGGCTCCCGTGGCCTCTCGGACTccgccggcggaggcgacggGGACCGCTTCCTCGCccacttcctcctcttcctg GTGCAACCATTTGATTCACTTAGCATGGAGAAGAAGGTTGCAATGGTCTCTGAGCTGTTGAAAGAG CATCTAACCAGTCTGGAAGGTATTGATAGTGAAGACGAAGTAAGGATAATCACTCCTTTACCTT CTGACCAAGATATATCTTCTGGAGATTTACTGCGGCAAACTAAGAATTTCAAGACGCATACTGAGAAATTAACCATTCAGGACGTGCCTATGATTGGATTTGATGCAATGATGAGAGCCAATTCCACACTTGAAGATTTC TGCAGATCTTACTTTATATTTCATGGTTTGGACGTTAACAAGCCACAGGCTGTTTTCAAGTTTcttccctttctttctttcacaGAGAGCTACATATACCAG TTAGATGCTTCAAATGAAGACAGTTTGCATTTCGTGCCAGGCGAGAATTCTTCAACA GTATTAGAAATGAAAAAGGAAGTTTCCAGTGAAATATCCTTATCTGACAAGCTTGATTCCCTTGATAACCTTCTTCAGTGCCAGGGGTTAATGACAGATCA ATTGCGAAATGAACTCAAATCTGGTATCCAGTATTGGTCTCTTGAGAGGAAACTTTGTCAAGCATTATTGAGAAATGATAAG ATATCAATTGAAGATGTGATGAAAGCAATCCATCTCAAATCATTTGATTATCGGGTTCTTAATCTCATGATGTATCGGCTTACTGGCCAGCAG GTCAATGAATTGCATATGGAGTTCTTGTCTGTCTCAGAATTTTTAGTTGAGATATCTGATGACCT GTACGATTATGAG GATGATGTGATTAACAATACTTTCAACATCCTCCGCATGTTTGCTGCGATATATGGATCTTTGGATGCACCAAAGATGTTG GCCAAGTGCATAGGTGAAGCTGAGGAAAAATATGAGAGCTTCTCGAAGAAATTGGATCCTAGCATCTCACGAAGTTACTGGAGACGATGCGAGGAAGCTACAAAGGAAG GTGGAAAAATATCAGGCCATGCATATGGCACATGGAATATCCCTCCTTTGATAAGAGATGAAGAATCATTCCGTCTTGATAGATTAAACAAAGATGATTCTATTGCTATGACAGTCAGTTGA
- the LOC100838140 gene encoding 7-deoxyloganetin glucosyltransferase: MPRSVTHVTFLPILIRYSGIFIRGRGQFPNELLASSINTTFWSVQPSSQLGSEQSHHKYTLEQPHITAEMGSVQADADKPHAVCVPFPAQGHVTPMLKLAKILHCRGFHVTFVNSEFNHRRLLRSQGAGALDGLEGFRFATIPEGLPPSDVDATQDVPSLCRSTKDTCLPHFRSLLADLNASADSPPVTCVVADNVMSFTLDAARDIGVPCALFWTASACGYMGYRHYRTLIDKGFFPLKDAEQLRNGYLDTPVDWATGMSSHMRLNDFPSFIFSTDPEEYMAHFALHVTERAAEADALILNTMDELEPAALEAMRDMLPPTTPIHAIGPLAFLAEEIVPQGGPLDALGSSLWKEDASFFDWLDGKKPRSVVYVNYGSITVMSNEELLEFAWGLSSSGQDFLWVIRPDLIKGDEAVLPQEFLESIEGRGVMATWCPQEAVLRHEAVGVFLTHCGWNSTTESLCGGVPMLCWPFFAEQQTNSRYGCVEWGVAMEIGQDVRREAVEAKIREAMGGEKGEEIRRRAVEWKETGVRATRPGGRAVASLDKLVANVLLSGAKTRC; encoded by the exons ATGCCCCGTTCGGTCACCCATGTCACATTTTTGCCCATCTTGATCAGGTATTCAGGCATATTTATACGCGGGCGCGGCCAGTTCCCGAACGaactgctagctagctctataAATACCACCTTCTGGTCGGTTCAACCATCGTCTCAACTCGGCAGTGAACAGAGCCATCACAAGTACACACTTGAGCAGCCACACATAACGGCTGAGATGGGTTCCGTGCAGGCCGATGCCGACAAGCCGCACGCCGTGTGCGTGCCTTTCCCGGCGCAGGGGCACGTCACGCCGATGCTGAAGCTGGCCAAGATCCTCCACTGCAGGGGCTTCCACGTCACCTTCGTCAACTCCGAGTTCAACCACCGCCGGCTCCTCCGTTCCCAGGGCGCCGGTGCGCTCGACGGCCTCGAGGGGTTCCGGTTCGCCACCATACCGGAAGGTCTGCCCCCGTCTGACGTGGACGCCACGCAGGACGTGCCTTCCCTCTGCCGCTCCACCAAGGACACCTGCCTCCCCCACTTCAGGAGCCTCCTCGCCGACCTCAACGCCTCCGCTGACTCACCGCCGGTCACGTGCGTCGTCGCCGACAACGTCATGAGCTTCACCCTTGACGCCGCCAGGGACATTGGCGTGCCGTGCGCGCTGTTCTGGACGGCCAGCGCCTGCGGCTACATGGGCTACCGCCATTACCGCACCCTCATCGACAAGGGCTTCTTCCCACTCAAAG ACGCGGAGCAGCTGAGGAACGGGTACTTGGACACGCCGGTGGACTGGGCGACGGGGATGAGCAGCCACATGCGGCTCAATGACTTCCCGAGCTTCATCTTCTCGACGGACCCCGAGGAGTACATGGCCCACTTCGCCCTCCACGTGACGGAGAGGGCAGCGGAGGCCGACGCCCTCATCCTTAACACCATGGACGAGCTCGAGCCGGCAGCGCTCGAGGCGATGCGGGACATGCTCCCGCCGACCACGCCCATCCACGCCATCGGCCCACTGGCCTTCCTCGCCGAGGAGATCGTGCCCCAGGGCGGCCCGCTGGACGCGCTGGGCTCCAGCCTGTGGAAGGAGGATGCCTCCTTCTTCGACTGGCTCGACGGCAAGAAGCCCCGGTCCGTGGTGTACGTCAACTACGGCAGCATCACGGTGATGAGCAACGAGGAACTCCTGGAGTTCGCGTGGGGACTCTCCAGCAGCGGGCAGGACTTCCTGTGGGTCATCAGGCCGGACCTCATCAAGGGCGACGAGGCCGTGCTACCTCAGGAGTTCCTGGAGTCCATCGAGGGCCGCGGCGTAATGGCGACGTGGTGCCCGCAGGAGGCCGTGCTGCGGCACGAGGCAGTGGGCGTGTTCCTGACGCACTGCGGGTGGAACTCGACGACGGAGAGCCTCTGCGGCGGGGTGCCGATGCTGTGCTGGCCCTTCTTCGCGGAGCAGCAGACCAACAGCCGGTACGGCTGCGTGGAGTGGGGCGTGGCCATGGAGATCGGGCAGGACGTGCGGCGTGAGGCCGTGGAGGCCAAGATACGGGAGGCCATGGGAGGCGAGAAGGGGGAGGAGATCAGGCGCCGGGCCGTGGAGTGGAAGGAGACCGGCGTCCGCGCGACGCGGCCCGGCGGGCGGGCGGTCGCCAGCCTCGACAAGCTCGTCGCCAACGTGCTCCTCTCGGGTGCCAAGACACGCTGTTAA